In Pseudodesulfovibrio hydrargyri, a single window of DNA contains:
- the secF gene encoding protein translocase subunit SecF, producing MGLQIIKPDTNLDFIGIRKIAFIVSAVLILAGLGSLAIKGGPKYGIDFAGGMIVQVKIDKAIGVGDIKDAVEELKLPGLVVQTLGLEGDHEYLIRTSSSNITSEEVRTKINQALTDNLKAGFEIQRLEMVGPKVGADLRSQALEALFYAVLLIAVYISGRFEQRWTAAAVMAAALAGGVYGIGLLGLDMGWLILVALVITLGLCWYLKLNYALGAVVALIHDVMITVGLFSIMNKEFDLTIIAALLTIVGYSLNDTIIVFDRIRENTNAKQGKLTFGKIINLSVNQTLSRTILTSGTTLLVVLCLYVMGGSVIHDFALALLIGITVGTYSSIFVASPILYGFGPSEPRETEAEA from the coding sequence ATGGGACTTCAAATAATCAAACCCGATACCAATCTCGACTTCATCGGCATCAGGAAGATCGCCTTCATCGTCTCGGCGGTCCTCATCCTGGCCGGTCTCGGCTCCCTGGCGATCAAGGGCGGCCCCAAGTACGGCATCGACTTCGCGGGCGGCATGATCGTCCAGGTGAAGATCGACAAAGCCATCGGCGTGGGCGACATCAAGGACGCGGTGGAGGAACTCAAGCTGCCTGGCCTGGTTGTCCAGACCCTGGGGCTTGAGGGCGACCACGAGTACCTGATCCGGACCTCCTCTTCGAACATCACCTCCGAAGAGGTCCGGACCAAGATCAACCAGGCCCTGACCGACAACCTCAAGGCGGGCTTCGAAATCCAACGCCTTGAAATGGTCGGCCCCAAGGTTGGCGCAGACCTCCGCTCCCAGGCCCTCGAGGCCCTGTTCTACGCGGTCCTGCTCATCGCCGTATACATCTCCGGCCGTTTCGAGCAGCGCTGGACCGCGGCGGCGGTCATGGCCGCGGCCCTGGCCGGCGGCGTCTACGGCATCGGCCTGCTCGGTCTGGACATGGGCTGGCTCATCCTGGTCGCCCTGGTCATCACGCTGGGGTTGTGCTGGTACCTCAAGCTGAACTACGCCCTGGGCGCGGTGGTGGCGCTCATACACGACGTGATGATCACGGTCGGCCTGTTCTCCATCATGAACAAGGAATTCGACCTGACCATCATCGCCGCGCTGCTGACCATCGTCGGCTACTCGCTCAACGACACCATCATCGTGTTCGACCGCATCCGCGAGAACACCAACGCCAAGCAGGGCAAGCTGACCTTCGGCAAGATCATCAACCTGTCGGTGAACCAGACCCTGTCGCGCACCATCCTGACCTCGGGCACCACGCTCCTGGTCGTGCTCTGCCTGTACGTCATGGGCGGCTCGGTCATCCACGACTTCGCCCTGGCGCTGCTCATCGGCATCACCGTGGGTACGTACTCCTCCATCTTCGTGGCCAGCCCCATCCTCTACGGATTCGGCCCCAGCGAACCCCGGGAGACGGAAGCCGAAGCCTAA
- the secD gene encoding protein translocase subunit SecD, with protein sequence MQSLRLRAILALLIVLVGLAYMLPSLPGVKDSALGKILPGNGINLGLDLKGGIHLTLGVDMKTAMDNNLARLGDDLKASAREQEVYILRPTVLNETEIEVTLIKAEQKDAFEGVIKDYSPFAVEQSAQLDGDKVKYVLSVPATYRSEIEKLTMDQAIKTMRNRIDQFGVAEPDIRKEQGNRIQVQLPGLKDPERAIKIIGQTAHLEFKMVDDAADLKKAQQGILAPGRELSVLLHRQPNGSYSESPIVLRKDAVLTGEYVSDAQVRLDQWNNAYVALTFNARGAKIFTDLTTDNVNKRMAIVLDGKVYSAPVIRERISGGKASITGSFTREEARDLAVVLRAGSLPAPVTILEQRAVGPSLGQESINNGIMSAMVGMAAVLGFMIIYYGFGGVVADIVLVLNIMLIMGGLAAFGATLTLPGIAGIILTIGMAVDANVIIYERIREELRRGLSAKQSVEEGYGRATLTILDANVTTVIAAIILYQFGTGPIRGFAVTLTLGIITSMFTAIFVSRILFDLYLKHRADNAKLSI encoded by the coding sequence ATGCAAAGTTTGCGTTTGAGAGCCATCCTCGCTCTCTTGATCGTACTCGTGGGGCTGGCCTACATGCTCCCGTCCCTGCCCGGGGTCAAAGACTCCGCCCTCGGCAAGATTCTGCCGGGCAACGGGATCAACCTCGGCCTCGACCTCAAGGGCGGCATCCACCTGACCCTCGGCGTGGACATGAAAACGGCCATGGACAACAACCTGGCCCGTCTCGGCGACGACCTCAAGGCCTCCGCCCGCGAGCAGGAAGTCTACATCCTGCGCCCGACCGTGCTGAACGAGACCGAAATCGAGGTCACGCTCATCAAAGCCGAACAGAAGGACGCCTTCGAGGGCGTGATCAAGGACTACTCGCCGTTCGCGGTTGAACAGAGCGCGCAGCTCGACGGCGACAAGGTCAAGTACGTCCTTTCCGTCCCGGCCACGTACCGCAGCGAGATCGAAAAGCTGACCATGGACCAGGCCATCAAGACCATGCGCAACAGGATCGACCAGTTCGGCGTGGCCGAACCGGACATCCGCAAGGAGCAGGGCAACCGCATCCAGGTTCAGCTGCCCGGCCTGAAGGACCCCGAGCGGGCCATCAAGATCATCGGGCAGACCGCGCATCTCGAATTCAAGATGGTCGATGACGCCGCCGACCTGAAGAAGGCCCAGCAGGGCATCCTGGCCCCGGGCCGCGAGCTTTCCGTGCTCCTGCACCGCCAACCCAACGGCAGCTACAGCGAATCGCCCATCGTCCTCAGGAAGGACGCGGTCCTGACCGGCGAATACGTGTCCGACGCCCAGGTCCGCCTGGATCAGTGGAACAACGCCTACGTCGCGCTGACCTTCAACGCGCGCGGCGCCAAGATCTTCACCGACCTGACCACGGACAACGTCAACAAGCGCATGGCCATCGTCCTGGACGGCAAGGTCTATTCCGCGCCGGTCATCCGTGAACGCATCTCGGGCGGCAAGGCCTCCATCACCGGCAGCTTCACCCGTGAAGAGGCCCGCGACCTGGCGGTCGTGCTCCGCGCCGGCTCCCTGCCCGCTCCCGTGACCATTCTCGAGCAGCGCGCCGTGGGTCCGTCGCTGGGCCAGGAATCCATCAACAACGGCATCATGTCCGCCATGGTGGGCATGGCTGCGGTCCTCGGATTCATGATCATCTACTACGGCTTCGGCGGAGTGGTCGCGGACATCGTGCTTGTCCTGAACATCATGCTCATCATGGGCGGCCTGGCCGCGTTCGGCGCGACCCTGACCCTGCCGGGCATAGCGGGCATCATCCTGACCATCGGTATGGCGGTCGACGCCAACGTCATCATCTACGAACGCATCCGCGAGGAGCTCAGGCGCGGCCTGTCCGCCAAGCAGTCGGTGGAAGAAGGATACGGCAGGGCGACCCTGACCATTCTCGACGCCAACGTGACCACGGTCATCGCGGCCATCATCCTGTACCAGTTCGGTACGGGCCCGATTCGCGGTTTCGCCGTCACGCTGACGCTCGGCATCATCACCTCCATGTTCACGGCCATCTTCGTGTCGCGCATCCTGTTCGATCTGTATCTGAAACACCGCGCCGACAACGCGAAGCTGAGCATCTAG
- the yajC gene encoding preprotein translocase subunit YajC, which produces MFFDSVAYAMAPPAGGDGGAAGGLGGILGGPLPMLVLMFAIFYFLLIRPQQKKQKAHKAMLDDLRKGDKVWTNGGILGTITDIDGDNLTIEIAKGVDVVIKRGFVADKDGGAAPATDKKKK; this is translated from the coding sequence ATGTTCTTCGATTCCGTAGCCTACGCCATGGCTCCGCCCGCGGGCGGCGATGGCGGCGCCGCAGGCGGCCTCGGCGGCATTCTCGGCGGCCCGCTGCCCATGCTGGTCCTGATGTTCGCCATCTTCTACTTCCTGCTCATCCGCCCCCAGCAGAAAAAACAGAAGGCCCACAAGGCCATGCTGGATGATCTGCGCAAGGGCGACAAGGTCTGGACCAACGGCGGCATCCTCGGAACCATCACCGACATCGATGGCGACAACCTGACCATCGAGATCGCCAAGGGCGTCGACGTCGTCATCAAACGCGGTTTCGTTGCCGACAAAGACGGCGGTGCCGCTCCCGCGACGGACAAAAAGAAGAAGTAG
- a CDS encoding class II glutamine amidotransferase encodes MKAPERYYDFQKDISGCGIFGVINRKRGLIPGDMPIQAMTCMHDRGNGLGGGFAAYGIYPEHAEKYCFHMMCDDDAAIKGSEEMLKRYFDLHFYEPIPTRRTLAILNPPKFNRYFVTVPRKPENEFRGLPEEDYVVAVVMKLNATVGGAFVVSSGKNMGAFKGVGFPEDIAEFFRLEEYSAYIWTGHNRFPTNTPGWWGGAHPFTILNWSIVHNGEISSYGINRRYLCEHDYLCTMMTDTEVVAYELDMLIRKHGLSWELAAKVFAPPFWDEIERMDEDDKQLYTALRATYGPAMLNGPFAILVADNTRLMGLNDRIKLRPLLVAEKDDMIFMSSEESAVRDVCPELDRVWMPKAGEPVIVDLED; translated from the coding sequence ATGAAAGCACCTGAAAGATATTATGATTTCCAGAAGGATATCTCCGGCTGCGGGATATTCGGCGTGATCAACAGGAAGCGGGGCCTGATCCCGGGCGACATGCCCATCCAGGCCATGACCTGCATGCACGACCGGGGCAACGGCCTGGGCGGCGGCTTCGCGGCCTACGGCATTTACCCCGAGCACGCCGAGAAGTACTGCTTCCACATGATGTGCGACGACGACGCGGCCATCAAGGGCTCGGAAGAGATGCTCAAGCGGTACTTCGACCTGCACTTCTACGAGCCCATCCCCACCCGCCGGACCTTGGCCATCCTCAATCCGCCCAAGTTCAACCGCTACTTCGTGACCGTGCCCAGGAAGCCGGAAAACGAGTTCCGCGGGCTGCCGGAAGAGGACTACGTGGTGGCCGTGGTCATGAAGCTGAACGCCACCGTGGGCGGGGCCTTCGTGGTCTCGTCGGGCAAGAACATGGGCGCTTTCAAGGGCGTGGGCTTCCCCGAGGACATCGCCGAATTCTTCCGTCTGGAGGAATACAGCGCCTACATATGGACCGGCCACAACCGGTTCCCGACCAATACCCCGGGCTGGTGGGGCGGGGCGCACCCGTTCACCATCCTGAACTGGTCCATCGTGCACAACGGCGAGATATCCTCCTACGGCATCAACCGCCGCTACCTGTGCGAACACGACTACCTCTGCACCATGATGACCGATACCGAGGTCGTGGCCTACGAACTGGACATGCTCATCCGCAAGCACGGCCTGTCCTGGGAATTGGCCGCCAAGGTCTTCGCTCCGCCTTTCTGGGACGAGATCGAGCGCATGGACGAGGACGACAAGCAACTCTACACCGCCTTGCGCGCCACCTACGGACCGGCCATGCTCAACGGCCCCTTCGCCATCCTGGTGGCCGACAACACCCGGCTCATGGGCCTCAACGACCGCATCAAGCTGCGGCCTCTGCTGGTGGCCGAAAAGGACGACATGATCTTCATGTCGAGCGAGGAATCGGCCGTGCGCGACGTCTGTCCCGAACTGGACCGCGTCTGGATGCCCAAGGCGGGCGAACCCGTCATCGTGGACCTGGAGGATTAG
- a CDS encoding NAD(P)/FAD-dependent oxidoreductase, which produces MKYVIIGNGIASIGAIEGIRKVDTKNEILVIGAEDAPAYGRPLISYLLAGKIGPDRLALRPQEFYDRSNVSLMLGTKVTSIDAQARTVATDKGETVTYENLLIATGGIPFTPPIPGSDGSDVYNFTNLAHAHTLISKAKEIKRAVVIGGGLIGLKAGESLFDRGVDVTILELSPRILSLAFDENAAALAGSRLAEVGLNVRCGVSAKEIQRDHDGNLKGVHLTDGDFLQCDVVVIAIGVVPNYDLAQEAGIAVDRGIKVDDHMRTSAAGVFAAGDVAQAKDLLFGDDRVIPIWTNAYNQGFCAGKNMTGADVPFTGSLAMNSISFYGLPTISVGTVNPPEGDETYDTAVSLDEKKKSYRKLVFHNDRLVGYVLVGDIDMAGMYTAFVKFQLAVPEDAKKQILAGAPDVLMWPDEFFKETWNPGVVEPD; this is translated from the coding sequence ATGAAATACGTCATCATCGGCAACGGCATCGCCTCCATCGGAGCCATCGAGGGCATCCGCAAGGTCGATACCAAGAACGAGATCCTGGTCATCGGGGCCGAGGACGCCCCGGCCTACGGCCGTCCGCTCATCTCCTATCTGCTGGCGGGCAAGATCGGCCCGGACCGGCTGGCCCTCCGGCCACAGGAATTCTACGACAGGAGCAACGTCTCCCTGATGCTCGGCACCAAGGTCACGTCCATCGACGCCCAGGCCAGGACCGTGGCCACAGACAAGGGCGAGACCGTAACCTACGAAAATCTGCTCATCGCCACCGGCGGTATTCCGTTCACCCCGCCCATTCCGGGGTCGGATGGCTCGGACGTCTACAACTTCACCAACCTGGCTCACGCCCACACGCTCATCTCCAAGGCCAAGGAGATAAAGCGGGCGGTGGTCATCGGCGGCGGGCTCATCGGGCTCAAGGCAGGCGAATCCCTGTTCGACCGGGGCGTGGACGTGACCATCCTGGAGCTCTCGCCGCGCATCCTGAGCCTGGCCTTTGACGAGAACGCGGCCGCACTGGCCGGTTCCCGACTGGCCGAGGTGGGGTTGAACGTGCGCTGCGGGGTATCCGCCAAGGAGATTCAGCGCGATCACGACGGCAATCTCAAGGGCGTGCACCTGACCGACGGCGACTTTCTGCAGTGCGACGTGGTGGTCATCGCCATCGGCGTGGTCCCCAACTACGATCTGGCCCAGGAGGCCGGGATAGCGGTGGACCGCGGCATCAAGGTGGACGACCACATGCGCACCAGCGCGGCCGGCGTGTTCGCTGCGGGCGACGTGGCCCAGGCCAAGGACCTCCTGTTCGGCGATGACCGGGTCATCCCGATCTGGACCAACGCATACAACCAGGGGTTCTGCGCGGGCAAAAATATGACCGGCGCGGACGTTCCCTTCACCGGGTCCCTGGCCATGAACTCCATTTCCTTCTACGGGCTGCCGACCATCTCCGTGGGCACGGTCAACCCGCCCGAGGGCGACGAAACCTACGACACGGCCGTCTCCCTGGACGAGAAGAAGAAAAGCTACCGCAAGCTCGTGTTCCACAACGACCGGCTGGTCGGTTACGTGCTGGTGGGCGACATCGACATGGCGGGCATGTACACCGCCTTCGTCAAATTCCAGCTGGCCGTTCCCGAGGACGCCAAGAAACAGATCCTGGCCGGAGCGCCCGACGTGCTCATGTGGCCGGACGAGTTCTTCAAGGAAACCTGGAATCCCGGCGTCGTCGAACCTGACTAA
- a CDS encoding 4Fe-4S dicluster domain-containing protein, with product MKRVYPDKEYCIGCHLCEVACITAHSKSKDAIIAFREEQGKDGLTACKKVFEKGDICVAISCRHCDEPSCVAACISGGLHKDPETGRTVYDREKCVGCWSCLMACPYGAIKRHPTENKIVKCDLCEGREGGPACVAACPNQALKYEER from the coding sequence ATGAAGAGAGTCTATCCGGACAAGGAATACTGCATCGGCTGCCACCTCTGCGAAGTGGCCTGCATCACCGCCCACTCCAAGTCGAAGGACGCGATCATCGCCTTCCGGGAGGAGCAGGGCAAGGACGGGCTGACCGCCTGCAAGAAGGTCTTCGAGAAGGGCGACATCTGCGTGGCCATCTCCTGCCGCCACTGCGACGAGCCGTCCTGCGTGGCCGCGTGCATCTCCGGCGGCCTGCACAAGGACCCGGAGACGGGCCGCACGGTCTACGACCGCGAGAAGTGCGTGGGCTGCTGGTCCTGCCTGATGGCCTGTCCTTACGGGGCCATAAAACGGCACCCGACCGAGAACAAGATCGTCAAGTGCGACCTGTGCGAAGGGCGCGAGGGCGGCCCGGCCTGCGTGGCCGCGTGCCCGAACCAAGCCCTGAAATACGAGGAGAGGTAG
- a CDS encoding glutamate synthase-related protein, whose amino-acid sequence MLFQPINKNYHEFCIERDPELCINCKVCVRQCSYEAHYWDEARQKVMHDNTKCIGCHRCEALCPTAALNIVKKRSDFRTNSLWRPVFLQNIYKQADTGGVLLAGMGSPVDIPVYWDRMLLDASQVTNPSIDPLREPMELKTFLGAKPRKVELATDKKTGKVTLKTKLTPQLELDVPIMFAAMSFGAINFNLHRAMARAATECGTYYNTGEGGLHKSLYKYGEHTIVQVASGRFGVHRDYLRAGAGIEIKVGQGAKPGIGGHLPGEKINDKVSETRMVPIGSDAISPAPHHDIYSIEDLLQLIYALKEASEYKAPVSVKIAAVHNVAAIASGIARAGADIITVDGMRGGTGAAPAMIRDNVGIPIELALAQVDQRLRDEGIRNNVSIVAAGGIRCSGDVIKAIALGADAVYIGTATLIAVGCTICGRCYTGKCPWGIATNDPKLSKRQNPDIAAKKLANLIHAWGHEIEEMLGGMGLNSIESLRGNRDKLRGIGLSDTELDILGIKHAGR is encoded by the coding sequence TTGCTTTTTCAGCCCATCAACAAGAATTACCATGAGTTCTGCATCGAACGGGACCCGGAGCTGTGCATCAACTGCAAGGTCTGCGTCCGCCAGTGTTCGTACGAGGCTCACTATTGGGATGAAGCCCGGCAAAAGGTCATGCATGACAACACCAAGTGCATCGGCTGTCACCGCTGCGAGGCGCTTTGCCCGACCGCGGCCCTGAACATCGTCAAGAAGCGCTCGGACTTCAGGACGAACAGCCTGTGGCGTCCGGTGTTCCTGCAGAATATCTACAAGCAGGCGGACACCGGCGGGGTGCTGCTGGCGGGCATGGGTTCTCCGGTGGACATCCCGGTCTACTGGGACCGCATGCTGCTCGACGCCAGCCAGGTGACCAATCCGTCCATCGATCCCCTGCGCGAGCCCATGGAGCTGAAGACCTTCCTGGGCGCCAAGCCGCGCAAGGTCGAACTCGCGACGGACAAGAAGACCGGCAAGGTCACGCTCAAGACCAAGCTCACCCCGCAGCTCGAACTGGACGTGCCGATCATGTTCGCGGCCATGAGCTTCGGGGCCATCAACTTCAATCTGCACCGGGCCATGGCCCGCGCGGCCACCGAATGCGGAACCTATTACAACACCGGCGAGGGCGGCCTGCACAAGTCCTTATATAAATACGGCGAGCACACCATCGTGCAGGTGGCCTCGGGCCGCTTCGGCGTGCACCGCGACTACCTCCGGGCGGGCGCGGGCATCGAGATCAAGGTGGGGCAGGGCGCCAAGCCCGGCATCGGCGGGCACCTGCCCGGCGAAAAGATCAACGACAAGGTCTCCGAGACCCGCATGGTCCCCATCGGCTCGGACGCCATCTCCCCGGCCCCGCATCACGACATCTACTCCATCGAGGACCTGCTCCAGCTGATCTACGCCCTGAAGGAGGCCTCGGAGTACAAGGCCCCCGTCTCGGTCAAGATCGCGGCCGTGCACAACGTGGCCGCCATCGCCTCGGGCATCGCCCGGGCGGGCGCGGACATCATCACCGTGGACGGCATGCGCGGCGGCACGGGCGCGGCACCGGCCATGATCCGCGACAACGTGGGCATCCCCATCGAGCTGGCCCTGGCCCAGGTGGACCAGCGGCTGCGCGACGAGGGCATCCGCAACAACGTGTCCATCGTGGCCGCGGGCGGTATCCGCTGCTCCGGCGACGTCATCAAGGCCATCGCCCTGGGCGCGGACGCCGTGTACATCGGCACGGCCACGCTGATCGCCGTGGGCTGCACCATCTGCGGGCGCTGCTACACCGGCAAGTGCCCGTGGGGCATCGCCACCAACGATCCCAAGCTGTCCAAGCGCCAGAACCCGGACATCGCGGCCAAAAAGCTGGCCAACCTGATCCACGCCTGGGGCCACGAGATCGAAGAGATGCTCGGCGGCATGGGGCTCAACTCCATCGAGTCCCTGCGCGGCAACCGCGACAAGCTCAGGGGCATCGGCCTTTCCGACACCGAACTCGACATCCTCGGCATCAAGCATGCCGGCCGCTAA
- a CDS encoding symporter small accessory protein: MLGLGSVEIALAFWLSVGATVLCVVYGIVNWNNKGTDKTGGGE; the protein is encoded by the coding sequence ATGCTTGGATTGGGGAGTGTTGAGATCGCGCTGGCCTTCTGGCTGTCCGTTGGGGCCACGGTTCTGTGCGTCGTTTACGGAATTGTGAACTGGAACAACAAGGGCACCGACAAAACCGGAGGAGGCGAGTAA
- a CDS encoding sodium:solute symporter family protein: MTGKLIGVLIYLGIIFYLGYRAWLKTRESTDYMLAGRSMNPFVLAMSYGATFVSTSAIVGFGGVSGMFGMSLLWLTFLTIFVGIFVAMVFFGKRTRRMGLALDSHTFPEFLGRRYGSKFIQQFSGVVIFVFIPVYAAAVLIGICRMLEVAFPLVTYGAWLLIVTAIVAVYVVTGGLKAVMYTDAFQGTIMAVMMLILIVTTYTLLGGVTEAHQALTDMVGMIPAKLAKGGLTGWTTGPNLQSPIGLTVYTTIIYGVGIGVLAQPQLAIRYMTVPSDRELNRAVAIGGIFILLMTGVAFVTGALSNVVFFQKFGKIAITMAGGNFDSIIPLYIDKVMPGWFSGLFLVAMFAAAMSTMSSQYHVGGTSLSRDFLEQYVTVGNNGSSMKLNRLGVTVAIIATLVWAWLLPGGVIARATAFFFGLCAASFLPIYLLGLYWKGMTKTGAKVSMVGGFCFSMFWLLFVHVKEAGFIGLCQAMFGKATLVADAAPGSWMWLMQWVDPNVVALPVSLILAVGVSLATRRIEEKHLELCWEGLC; the protein is encoded by the coding sequence ATGACCGGCAAACTCATCGGCGTCCTCATCTATCTCGGGATCATTTTCTATCTCGGCTACCGGGCCTGGCTCAAGACCCGGGAGTCCACGGACTACATGCTCGCCGGACGCAGCATGAACCCGTTCGTCCTGGCCATGTCCTACGGGGCGACCTTCGTTTCCACCTCGGCCATCGTCGGCTTTGGCGGCGTTTCGGGCATGTTCGGCATGTCCCTGCTCTGGCTGACCTTTCTGACCATTTTCGTGGGCATCTTCGTGGCCATGGTCTTCTTCGGCAAGCGCACCCGGCGCATGGGGCTCGCGCTGGACTCCCACACCTTTCCCGAATTCCTGGGCAGGCGGTACGGCTCCAAGTTCATCCAACAGTTCTCCGGCGTGGTCATCTTCGTATTCATTCCGGTCTACGCGGCCGCCGTGCTCATCGGCATCTGCCGCATGCTCGAGGTGGCTTTTCCGCTCGTGACCTACGGCGCGTGGCTGCTCATCGTCACCGCCATCGTGGCCGTGTACGTGGTCACCGGCGGGCTCAAGGCCGTCATGTACACCGACGCGTTCCAGGGGACCATCATGGCGGTCATGATGCTTATCCTCATCGTCACCACCTATACCCTGCTCGGCGGCGTGACCGAGGCCCACCAGGCGCTGACCGACATGGTGGGCATGATCCCGGCCAAGCTGGCCAAGGGCGGCCTGACCGGCTGGACCACCGGACCGAACCTCCAGTCGCCCATCGGCCTGACCGTGTACACGACCATCATCTACGGCGTGGGCATCGGCGTGCTGGCCCAGCCGCAGCTGGCCATCCGCTACATGACCGTGCCGTCCGACCGCGAGCTCAACCGGGCCGTGGCCATCGGCGGCATCTTCATCCTGCTCATGACCGGCGTGGCCTTTGTCACCGGGGCTCTGTCCAACGTGGTCTTCTTCCAGAAGTTCGGCAAGATCGCCATCACCATGGCCGGGGGCAACTTCGACTCCATCATCCCGCTGTACATTGACAAGGTCATGCCCGGCTGGTTCTCCGGTCTGTTCCTGGTGGCCATGTTCGCAGCGGCCATGTCGACCATGAGTTCCCAGTACCACGTGGGCGGTACCTCGCTCTCCCGCGACTTCCTGGAACAGTACGTGACCGTGGGCAACAACGGCTCGTCCATGAAGCTCAACCGCCTCGGCGTGACCGTGGCCATCATCGCCACCCTGGTCTGGGCCTGGCTGCTGCCCGGCGGGGTCATCGCCCGGGCCACGGCCTTCTTCTTCGGCCTGTGCGCGGCTTCCTTCCTGCCCATCTACCTGCTCGGGCTGTACTGGAAAGGCATGACCAAGACCGGGGCCAAGGTCTCCATGGTCGGCGGATTCTGCTTCTCCATGTTCTGGCTGCTCTTCGTCCACGTCAAGGAAGCGGGCTTCATCGGCCTGTGCCAGGCCATGTTCGGCAAGGCCACCCTGGTGGCCGACGCCGCGCCCGGCTCCTGGATGTGGCTCATGCAGTGGGTCGATCCCAACGTGGTCGCCCTGCCCGTCTCCCTCATCCTGGCCGTGGGCGTCAGCCTGGCCACCCGACGAATTGAAGAGAAACACTTGGAACTCTGCTGGGAAGGACTCTGCTGA
- the dut gene encoding dUTP diphosphatase gives MNKIDVNVKFLHEVWQENELAYATEHSAGLDLRACIDEGEIEIGPGEKAAIPAGVAIEVREPSVAGYVFSRSGLGTKEGLTVSQGVGVIDPDYRGEIKVSLLNTSGEVRRIRRGQRIAQLVFMPVFQATISPVEELGQTARGAGGFGSTGKH, from the coding sequence ATGAACAAGATCGACGTGAACGTGAAGTTCCTGCATGAGGTTTGGCAAGAAAATGAACTGGCCTACGCCACCGAGCATTCGGCGGGGTTGGACCTGCGCGCCTGTATCGACGAGGGCGAGATCGAGATCGGCCCGGGCGAAAAGGCCGCAATCCCGGCGGGCGTGGCCATCGAGGTCCGCGAGCCCAGCGTGGCCGGATACGTGTTCTCCCGCTCCGGGCTGGGCACCAAGGAAGGGCTGACCGTCAGCCAGGGCGTCGGCGTCATCGATCCGGACTATCGCGGGGAGATCAAGGTCTCACTGCTCAATACCTCGGGCGAGGTGCGACGAATCAGGCGCGGACAGCGCATCGCACAGCTTGTCTTCATGCCCGTATTTCAAGCGACAATCAGCCCGGTGGAGGAACTCGGCCAGACCGCGCGCGGCGCGGGCGGGTTCGGCTCCACGGGGAAACACTAA